AGCCTGGGCTGCATCACTCCGCCTGGCTGCTCTTGCGTCTGAAACGggaggatggagaggagaatcagcagcagcagcagcagcagcaaagatGGAGGGGAAAGTGAAGCAGGGGCTGTGAGTGGAGGACAGACAAACACAGAGAGCCATGACGAGGGCTCGGCTGAGGACGTGACGGCAGCCTTTAAAGGTACGGACTCGCATCCCGACGTCCACCAGCCGGATTCGTCCTCCCCGTCGTCATCTTCCTCCCCTCTTCCTCAGCTAGCCATGCCTCCCTCTGCGTCCGCTTCGGCTCTCCTGGCCTTGGCTTCTCCGGCAACCAGGCGCTCCATCTCCATGGGAGACTTCCGGAGGGTGACGGGGGCCCTCCTGGCCGGCTCCGATCCCCCGTCCACGTCCGCCACGGCCCCCTCCTCCAAGCTGGTCACCCCCAGCTCCAGCATGGAGTTCGAGGCGGCTCGCCGGCGCCTGCTGGAGGTCGAGGAGCGACAGCGGGTCATCAGGGAGATGGAGCGGCGGCTGGAGGAGCTCAGGGAGATGTTCGTGAGCTCTGAGCAGCAGGTGGTGGTCCACGGGGAGCTGGTGTCACGGATTACCAGCGCAGCCCAGCAGGGCGAGCTGTACGTGGCGGAGACAACCCAGCGGGTGAAGAAGGGCCTGAAGT
This Fundulus heteroclitus isolate FHET01 chromosome 19, MU-UCD_Fhet_4.1, whole genome shotgun sequence DNA region includes the following protein-coding sequences:
- the LOC105927660 gene encoding uncharacterized protein LOC105927660, with translation MERRISSSSSSSKDGGESEAGAVSGGQTNTESHDEGSAEDVTAAFKGTDSHPDVHQPDSSSPSSSSSPLPQLAMPPSASASALLALASPATRRSISMGDFRRVTGALLAGSDPPSTSATAPSSKLVTPSSSMEFEAARRRLLEVEERQRVIREMERRLEELREMFVSSEQQVVVHGELVSRITSAAQQGELYVAETTQRVKKGLKFKKHRPTIVFSSMLGLRTCLPWPVKLK